One Agelaius phoeniceus isolate bAgePho1 chromosome 6, bAgePho1.hap1, whole genome shotgun sequence DNA window includes the following coding sequences:
- the ABHD12B gene encoding protein ABHD12B, producing MRRRGGDGDSGGGGGGGDIVRAEGKLGVARLGRAGRWWLPWLRTLLLAPLLAYASVPFLIRLFPSLLNKFVYLNFLSFPFFVDFRRPELLVNNTINLYLTTEPGITVGIWHTVPGSRGAEAQGKDQRWYEEALADGHPVIIYLHGNGGTRAARHRIQFLKTMGAADFHILALDYRGYGDSTGYPSETGFNTDVLALYDWVKARSGNSSILFWGHSLGTGIATNAARKLQEERGVQVDGVVLESPYTNIRDAAANIPVTKIFRQFPGFEYLILDSMARAGMFFPSDENVKVLGCPLLILHADDDGVVPPKLGHQLYETALEAYKDKSKVKLITFPKKLGLGHDYISFNPELPALVKDFLNMK from the exons atgcggcggcgcggcggggacggcgacagcggcggcggcggcggcggtggcgacATTGTCCGGGCGGAGGGAAAGCTCGGCGTGGCCCGGCTCGGGCG GGCCGGGCGCTGGTGGCTGCCATGGCTGCGCACGCTGCTCCTGGCCCCGCTCCTGGCCTACGCCTCCGTGCCCTTCCTCATCCGCCTCTTCCCCAGCCTGCTCAACAAATTCGTCTACCTGAACTTCC TGTCCTTCCCTTTCTTCGTGGACTTTCGGCGGCCGGAGCTGCTGGTGAACAACACCATCAACCTGTACCTCACCACCGAGCCGGGCATCACAGTTGGCATCTG gcaCACGgtgccaggcagcagagggGCCGAGGCGCAGGGCAAGGACCAGCGCTGGTACGAGGAGGCTCTCGCTGATGGCCACCCTGTGATCATCTACCTGCACGGCAATGGGGGCACCAG GGCTGCCAGACACCGTATCCAGTTCTTGAAG ACGATGGGGGCTGCTGACTTCCACATCCTGGCTCTCGACTACAGAG GCTATGGGGACTCCACTGGATACCCCTCAGAGACTGGCTTCAACACAGATGTCCTGGCACTCTATGACTGGGTGAAAGCACGGAGTGGGAACAGCAGCATCCTCTTCTGGGGACATTCCTTGGGGACAGG GATTGCCACCAATGCAGCGAGGAAACTGCAGGAGGAGCGAG gggTCCAGGTTGATGGAGTTGTCCTGGAGTCTCCCTACACCAACATCCGAGACGCAGCTGCCAACATCCCCGTCACCAAG ATCTTCCGGCAGTTCCCGGGTTTTGAGTACCTCATCCTGGATTCCATGGCTCGGGCAGGAATGTTCTTCCCCAGTGATGAGAA TGTGAAGGTGCTGGGCTGCCCCCTCCTCATCCTGCATGCAGATGATGATGGAGTCGTGCCTCCGAAGCTGGGACACCAG ctcTATGAGACAGCACTCGAAGCCTACAAGGACAAATCCAAGGTGAAGTTAATCACCTTTCCCAAAAAGCTGGGCTTGGGCCACGACTACATCTCCTTCAACCCGGAGCTGCCTGCCCTGGTGAA AGACTTCTTAAACATGAAGTGA